The Theobroma cacao cultivar B97-61/B2 chromosome 2, Criollo_cocoa_genome_V2, whole genome shotgun sequence genome includes the window taaaatcatgcattttattatctaaaaaactggcaattttttcaatataagcAAAGTggactttttattttttaaaaagaaaaaggaaagaactAATTAAAGTAACAATCAAATGAGAAATGAATCATATAAGCTTCAAATTTATTGCACACGTTTAAGCATATTAAGTCAAGTTAGATAACCAAACAAAACTTATGGTACCAACCTCGACCTCAGGATCCTCAGAACCGAAACTTTGAATCTGAATTCTACAATTATCAATGCCTCTAGCTTCCAAGGCCGAAAGCAAATGCTCGACGGTCCGAATCTTGTATCCGTCTTTGCAAAGTGTGGTGCACAGCGGCGATTCTTGGGCAAAATCAATGCATGCAGGAATTAATTTCGATTGAAACTTAAAGTACCTTCCTTCGCCGGCGAATCCCGGCCATATCTTTACCATCGAAACCTTCCCCGAGTGAAGTGTTTTTCCCATCAGCTCTATGCATCCCGCCAGGGTTTGTTGAAGCGTACCGGTCTGTGATCAGAGTAgaatttacaaaaagaaagattatATGAGGGTTGTttcgagagagagagagagaatacCGATTTCCATGAGATGAGATTGGAGGACTTGAGGGAGTTAAAGGCGGCGGAGAGACTGTTACTTCCCATTCCCGCGGCGGAAAAGGTTCGAGGTTTCTTACAACTAACAAAGCAGACcattttttgggttttgtttaCGTCGCAGTTTGAGCAAGCAAACGTCGTGTTTGTTTTCTAATTAGAATGCttgtaagaaattaaaaataattttaaaaaatgatgttttaaaaatgttctaaattattagaaaaattttaataaatttttattttaaactaaatatatctttttaattaattattaattaattgtcatactaattaaaatattatttataattttatatcaaaatatcactatttattttctattcacATGATAATAGTATGTTACATGATCATATTATCATACcacatcaaaatattatatcatcGTCTCTATAACATATCTACATGTCAAATAAGCTcacatgatataaaataaaaaataatattttgaataaaaaacatcaaataatcggttagttataaaattttatttattttaaaataaaagtttaaatatttgattaaatataataaaataattaaaattatttgaatttttttaattgttcagaaatttttttaagtattaggtcgaaaaaaaataattcttataatttcttaaaaaaaacctACAATTAACCTATTATTATCCAAGCCACAggttaaatttcaaattatttattcatattattAAATCTGTAACAGAATAAATTAATTCTATGAGATATGGAAATAATGGTAAAtcccaaataaatttaatcagaggatttttttttttctttcattttgctctcatttatgaaatggttggattttattttaatttctatctGGTACATTAATTGGATTTTATGTTTATGcaaaaaatagcaaaataccaccatttttcttcttattttcttgctagcaaacaataaaaaaaaatagcttttcctttttacaCATATCTTTCCTCTCCTATCAAATTACCTATAACTATCAACcttaacaaaacaaaataaaaatgttcaGCCATGGCATAAATGAAGAGAATGTAAGTAATAGAATTAGAAAAATACAAATCCCACAGAACCAACCATCTGAGAAGCAAAGTGGGATTTGAATACAGAAAAGGCAGCAAGTGTTAAGAGTAAGGAAAATCATTGAAGAGTAATTAAAGAAATAGTTTTTTGTATTTCTAAACAACATTGCACTGAGAATTTTCTAAATGAAGCAAGATCTTATATGGAGTGCTGAGGACATTCATAGCACAATGCCAGAAGACTCAAATAATATACAGGTAAGCTAGTTAATGTCAAAGAGGAGCAGAAAATATTGCTTATCGCTTCTGTGCTTTCCTACGTCTAGACTGTGCCTTCTGCCATTTCTTTTTGGGAACCAGCTTGCTTTTTGGTTTCAACTTTAATTCAGGTGAGAACTTATAGTTCGGATCCCTCATGTGTGCTTGAATATCCTTAAAAAACTGCATATCCAATTTCTTAGGTCCCCCTTGTCGAAGCTCCTCATACTCCGGTCcagaaacaatattttcaaaagctCCAATTAAAATGTCTATATCACTCATGACTTCCCAAACATTAGTATAACGTCCATCTGGCCCTTTCTTCAGTTTCTTCAAGGCGTTTTCGACTGCAAGTTTCCTTGCTTTTTTTCCTGGGGATAACTCCTCAGGTTCCTTTTCAGATTTCAAAAGTTCCGAGATGGTCCGGTATTTAGGTTTTTCCTCAAACTCAAAAAGTTTATCTATATACTTATCACTAGTTTCATTAGGGTAAGCTTCTGTAggaatatcatcatcatcatcacattcACTACCAGTCCACAAAGTCTTTTCCTCATCGCTTCCCGACCATACGCTTCTCAACTCATCGCTGTCATCAGCATCAATTAGCTCTGAATGCTCCTTTGCCTGCTGTCTCACTTTCCGTATCTCTCTCTCCAGACGACTTGGACCATTTTTAGAAtcagtttcatcattttcaggATCACTTTCATCTTCACTACCAGTCCATAAGGTCTCATCTTCATCCATTTCTTTCTGCCAGGCCTTCCTGAAATCTTTATCACCTGGCGTCTTGCTCCCAAAGAGATCATAATGTTTACGCCCTCCACGAGCATATGATCGCAACACTAGCAAACATTCAACAATACATGCCAAGGTTAAGATACTACATCAGTTAAACCAATGCCCCAAACATGAATTGCAATGTGATTAAACTAATTAATCCACTCTGAAGCTTTATACTTGCTAGTTTACCAAGACCAAATACTAGCATATTCCTAACCCACAAGTGAGGATTGCCAATGCCGAATGTAGCATTAAGGGTCATGATTCTTCAAAAGAAatatcccaaaaaaaaaaggaaaaaaaagtgaaaaacatGTAATTCGAAACTACCATATTTCAATCTCACAAGAAAAACCCACTATGAACAATACTCAATTAGCTTCTTTTTGTCAGTACTTTCCACAAATACATTGACCACATTGCACCTGCCTCGAGTCACAAGCTAAACAAGTAACTAATGGCTTCTTCGCAGACATTCAAGAGATAAAATTCATCAAATCGGTATCAGAAAAGGACAGTTTACGcgtatataaaaatattactagTTTAAGTTGATAAGAGAGAAATCTGAAAATGAGAACTGGAATCTTACCTTGAAATTTTGGGTAAAACCCACCGATTATATGACTTGTTGGACCGCTTAGCAATGAATTAAAAGCAGATTCTGACCTGCAAACAGAAAcggtttttttcttcttcttttttatcatattttcaagagaaaattaaatatggaAAGAGTTAGAAGTTTTGACCTTGAAAATGATGGTGGCAGCGAACAAAGCTTTGGATTTGTGAAGGAAAAGAGGCGGGAACAGAGCCTACGGGCCATCGTTTGCGCAGAGGCGGCAAAgctaaaccaaaatataaaacaaaacaagctAATGAACCGGGgtttttttaatcaataaaGCATGGGCGGCCAATcccttattattattattattattattattggctaatttttccatctaaaaattaaattgaataataattacaTGTATTTTTCACTTATAGATTCTAACACCTTTTCTTATATAAGGAactttaagattttattttagtgGCTCAATGGcccaaaaattaaattaaaaattagaaataattaatatataatattactaTTGATTGCCCGATTGATGCAATTTAAAGATTGAGATAAAAAATCGACCTAAAATACTATATAAATCGAGCAATAACTAATAATCAAAAAATCAAACCGTATAAATAGaatataaattgatttaattagtTCGAGTTAAAAAAGCAAGACAGATCATTTAAGATGGAATACAAGGGCTCTTTAGActaaaaatggaaaaacatGTTTAGTCAAATAACCTTCCatgatcaaaattttgaactcCATAAAACTCTGTTCACACCCTTATACATACTACATCCCTTAGGTATACAAGTTAGAACTGAAAAGGAATTTCCAAGCTGAAAGATTGGACTCCTTAAGTACTGGCAACTATATGTGCACCTGTAGACGACCTTCAAGTGGTAAAGTATAATTATTCATGATTGAAATGATTTTCCATGCAAGCATTTCATCTGCCACTGACCAAGAGCAACAACAGAACACTACTTCAGAATCATTCTGAACACTATCAGATATTCTATGAGGGCAATTGTCCTTCAAACAAATGGACAAACAGAATGATTCTACTTGAAGCTGCTCCCCCAAATCTTGGATGTTCCCATCAGAGAGTTCATTGGATAGCTTTGTTGACAATAGACTGATCAAAGTGCATTTGTCAAGACCACAGAGCAAATCATCAGCAGATGGGAGGTCCTCGCTTCTGGTCTTCTCTAACCTTTCAGTACGCATTGGGAAACAATAAGCAAACTGAACCTCATGCTTGTTTTCTCCCAACATGTGCAGAAGCTCATCCTGGTGTATAACCTTTGCCTTTTTGCCTTTTTCCACTACTAAGATACCTTCAGCAACTCTTTCATCACTTACCTGTAGTCCTGGAATGGCCTTTGAGTCATTTGAACCCGAATAAGATTTATCCACAGAACTACTTTTTGAGAACTTGAAGTTTGGATTCAAGCAACTTTTGATGAATGCATCTAAAGCATCTGCTTTCACATAGTGGGTTGTAGGAATGGTCACTGTGTCATTGTTTGCAGGACAATAACACTGGATTCCAAGTTCTGACTgaattctttctttaagaGTAGCCATTTTAGGCTTCTCACCATGTACAAGTATAGCATGCTTAGGTGAGAGAAATTTGACAAGATCCATAATTCCTTTGGCATCTGTATGAGGACTGAAAGATAGCTGATGAATCTGCAATACAAATATATGttcaaggaaattataaagcagaatttatttgattcaaatgcATAGTAGTTTGTCATTTAATATAAGCCAAACTTTAATGTCAGTTAAACCAATATGTTATCCGCCAATAAACAATCAGATACAACCATCATAAACTTGATGCAAAGGACATCATTAAACTTTGTACCcccaaaattaaattattaaaattactaATCAGTGCCACCACTTGGTCTTATTGAATAAGAGAAAACTAAGTAGTCATCAAACCATTTGTAAATTTACGAACTCAAAGACTAGTCATTTTTGAATTACTGTTAATCAATTTGTAATATTGCCATACAACATGACattcaagaaaatagaaagttcCCTTAAAACCAGAGTTTGTCAGAACGGTTTTGTATGATAATAAGGCATCAAATTAGTAGCTGGTTCCTTGACAGAGGCCAAAATAACTTTTATACTAGTATTTTATCTGTATACTTATTATTCACTTAATTTAGTTCATAAGAAAAGTTCCACAAAAGTTTTAAGCTCAGCTGCCTAGGAAAAGACTCCTTTTGCTATTTGTTCATTTACTGCTCTTATTTATTGGTGAATATATACTACAACAgttgcaaaaggaaaaaatggaaGGCATCgcaaaagaaaagttcaaatacATACAAATGatatctttttaattaatggAGGGGCTGAATCATATAATGCTAAGTCAATTATATTTCAAAAACAGAAGCATTTTCAGAATCAGAAGTTGAATGCAAATCCCTAAAATCAAATAAgctggaaaaagaaaagaagaaacaaagagtaagaaagaaaatggaataattttaagtttttggaGATGAATATCAACCTGGCACCGCACATCAACTTGGGTGTCCTTGTCCAAATCAATTTTGGTGGGTTTACCTGACATTAACTTATGTCCTATTGTTCCAGCCACACAATACCTACAAAAGTAGAAAAATGAGAGTAATTAAAATTCAAGCAATAACATAATTTTAATGTGCATAACGCTTCAGGTTAAACGGAGCAGTATAAGCACTCAAAATGGGGGTAGACCAATATGAACTACCAAAAAGGCAAGTATTCTTGAATTATTATTCCTGTTAAAGGAATTACAGTGGTCAAGTATGATATTCACACTATTTATGCTTGACAAGAAGGATGAAAGGAATTCTTATTCGAGTAACATGTAATAACATACAGATGAGTgcaatcaaaattataaaaaagcCACAATCGCCACAATCCTAGGCTTTTAATCTGCAGTAAATCATGCGTGTCCACAAGTACTATGAATTCCAGCAAAACAATGAATGAAACATAATGCAATTAACAAAGTCATTggttgttttttattttaaaaattttgcaagATTACTAGGTACAGTGCCATGCATCAAAAAGTAGCTAAAAAACCAGCGATTCTAAGAGAGTTGCTGTGACATAtacaaaagataattttttcttaagcTTCAACTCATAGATGTATGAGTAATGGCAGCGACTAAAGATATACATGCTTGATAAATGTAACAAGATTCATACCCAGGCAATGTGATGAGATTTATTTCAGAAGGCGCCCATTGCATGAAAACCTCAAGTGAAAACCCACCACTAATCATGCCAGGTGTTGCAAAGAGAACACAAGGCCCAGGAGCATTTATCAAAGAACGGTCAAAATTTTGAACTGCAACATATAAGCACAGATGACCagcataaaattattatagaagAGATATTTTTCCCCTAAATGTTAACCCTCATATATTCATGTAATTTGCTATGCTGCCTCATTCTTCAgtgagaaaaaataaacttaagaCAATTACAAGATGAAAAATGTGTTACCAAAGAATCAGCTTAAGCAACTTTTGCTTTCCTTGATTTCATGCTATTCTTCAATACCAACTAAGAGACATTTAACATCCCCAACTTCTCTGATTTTGCCTCTTCAATTCCAGAAgtttaaaaggaaaacaaactaATCACTTTAATTAAGATTTTTGTTATCCCAAAAACTAACATCATCAATGacctctttcttttgttttctcctACTTGACAATGAAATGAGAGAAGCAAAGAATCggtttcaaaaaaattcaatttattttgcaTACAATAGTTACGACAGAAACTAAACAAAATAGGATGAAATGTCTTCAATAATATTCCAAATATTACAGATCAATTACTAATGCAGGATAAAAAGAAGCTACTTGAAGGATTAAACTATAAAAGATTATTTTCCATTACtttgttatattttatgatCTTTGTAATTACATTCgtacatacatatatacatatgatattttttgattatttaagcACTAGGACTTTAAAAGGTACATTAGGCattttgtctttgtttttatattaGGGTTTAGGCTGTAACCTAAGTactttattcaatttttgatagattttggattatgatttgttgaaattttggGATATTGAGTCGTGAGATTTCACTTGCTCTTGGTTCCCTCTGGTTTTTCTACCtgtttctttcatttctctttctcCCCTAATTTCCTCTATATCTGCCTACGGTACTTctatttcttcactttttcctCAGATCCATGTTTCGTCCCTAAATGCCCCCCTGTTCAATCAATTAGACAAAAACTgcc containing:
- the LOC18609878 gene encoding uncharacterized protein LOC18609878, translated to MARRLCSRLFSFTNPKLCSLPPSFSRSESAFNSLLSGPTSHIIGGFYPKFQVLRSYARGGRKHYDLFGSKTPGDKDFRKAWQKEMDEDETLWTGSEDESDPENDETDSKNGPSRLEREIRKVRQQAKEHSELIDADDSDELRSVWSGSDEEKTLWTGSECDDDDDIPTEAYPNETSDKYIDKLFEFEEKPKYRTISELLKSEKEPEELSPGKKARKLAVENALKKLKKGPDGRYTNVWEVMSDIDILIGAFENIVSGPEYEELRQGGPKKLDMQFFKDIQAHMRDPNYKFSPELKLKPKSKLVPKKKWQKAQSRRRKAQKR
- the LOC18609879 gene encoding cleavage and polyadenylation specificity factor subunit 3-II isoform X1; protein product: MAIDCLVLGAGQEVGKSCVVVSINGKRIMFDCGMHMGYTDSRRYPDFSLISKTGDFDNALTCVIITHFHLDHIGALPYFTEVCGYRGPIYMTYPTKALAPLMLEDYRKNMDRRGEDGQFTSDHITECMKKVIPVDLKQTVQVDKDLQIRAYYAGHVLGAAMFYAKVGDAAMVYTGDYNMTPDRHLGAAQIDRLQLDLLITESTYATTIRDSRYGREREFLKAVHNCVAAGGKVLIPTFALGRAQELCILLEDYWERMNLKVPIYFSSGLTIQANMYYKMLINWTSQKIKETYATHNAFDFKNVQNFDRSLINAPGPCVLFATPGMISGGFSLEVFMQWAPSEINLITLPGYCVAGTIGHKLMSGKPTKIDLDKDTQVDVRCQIHQLSFSPHTDAKGIMDLVKFLSPKHAILVHGEKPKMATLKERIQSELGIQCYCPANNDTVTIPTTHYVKADALDAFIKSCLNPNFKFSKSSSVDKSYSGSNDSKAIPGLQVSDERVAEGILVVEKGKKAKVIHQDELLHMLGENKHEVQFAYCFPMRTERLEKTRSEDLPSADDLLCGLDKCTLISLLSTKLSNELSDGNIQDLGEQLQVESFCLSICLKDNCPHRISDSVQNDSEVVFCCCSWSVADEMLAWKIISIMNNYTLPLEGRLQVHI
- the LOC18609879 gene encoding cleavage and polyadenylation specificity factor subunit 3-II isoform X2, with the translated sequence MAIDCLVLGAGQEVGKSCVVVSINGKRIMFDCGMHMGYTDSRRYPDFSLISKTGDFDNALTCVIITHFHLDHIGALPYFTEVCGYRGPIYMTYPTKALAPLMLEDYRKNMDRRGEDGQFTSDHITECMKKVIPVDLKQTVQVDKDLQIRAYYAGHVLGAAMFYAKVGDAAMVYTGDYNMTPDRHLGAAQIDRLQLDLLITESTYATTIRDSRYGREREFLKAVHNCVAAGGKVLIPTFALGRAQELCILLEDYWERMNLKVPIYFSSVQNFDRSLINAPGPCVLFATPGMISGGFSLEVFMQWAPSEINLITLPGYCVAGTIGHKLMSGKPTKIDLDKDTQVDVRCQIHQLSFSPHTDAKGIMDLVKFLSPKHAILVHGEKPKMATLKERIQSELGIQCYCPANNDTVTIPTTHYVKADALDAFIKSCLNPNFKFSKSSSVDKSYSGSNDSKAIPGLQVSDERVAEGILVVEKGKKAKVIHQDELLHMLGENKHEVQFAYCFPMRTERLEKTRSEDLPSADDLLCGLDKCTLISLLSTKLSNELSDGNIQDLGEQLQVESFCLSICLKDNCPHRISDSVQNDSEVVFCCCSWSVADEMLAWKIISIMNNYTLPLEGRLQVHI